Proteins from a genomic interval of Clostridium sp. AN503:
- a CDS encoding pyridoxamine 5'-phosphate oxidase family protein, which produces MKTVNDFLERIKGEETAVLATASGGMVTMRTVSPVCTEDAVLIFTSPQSCKYRQLKENPNCCLSAGGFYLQARAAFAGPTMKEENASLRELYNAKFPGAFDADMDFGGRDSDFILFKPVALSGWSYESGGPVPVSLTF; this is translated from the coding sequence ATGAAAACCGTAAACGATTTTTTGGAACGTATCAAAGGGGAAGAAACGGCAGTGCTTGCGACGGCTTCCGGCGGGATGGTTACCATGAGGACCGTAAGCCCCGTCTGCACAGAGGATGCTGTCCTGATCTTTACAAGCCCTCAGTCCTGCAAGTACCGGCAGCTTAAAGAAAATCCCAATTGCTGCCTTTCTGCGGGCGGATTTTATCTTCAGGCGCGTGCAGCATTCGCAGGTCCCACCATGAAGGAAGAAAATGCCTCCCTCAGAGAGCTTTACAATGCGAAATTTCCGGGAGCATTTGACGCGGATATGGATTTTGGAGGCAGGGATTCGGATTTTATCCTGTTTAAGCCAGTGGCTTTAAGCGGATGGAGCTATGAGAGCGGAGGACCGGTGCCGGTCAGCCTTACTTTTTAG
- the coaD gene encoding pantetheine-phosphate adenylyltransferase: MTVAVYPGSFDPVTLGHMDIIERTAHMMGHVIIGVLQNNSKTPLFSVEERVNMLKSVTSHLDNVEIRSFDGLLVDFVHACHADVIVRGLRAITDFEYELQMAQTNRVIAPDIDTVFLTTNLKYSYLSSSIVKEIAGYNGDISEFLHPEIAEKIRQKLNMN, encoded by the coding sequence ATGACAGTAGCAGTATACCCAGGCAGTTTCGATCCGGTGACTTTAGGGCATATGGATATTATTGAGCGTACCGCGCATATGATGGGGCATGTAATTATCGGTGTTTTACAGAATAATTCAAAAACTCCGTTGTTTTCTGTTGAGGAACGTGTTAATATGTTAAAGAGTGTAACATCACATCTTGATAACGTGGAGATCCGTTCTTTCGACGGACTGCTGGTGGATTTTGTCCATGCATGCCATGCAGATGTGATCGTGAGAGGCCTCCGGGCTATCACTGATTTTGAATATGAGCTTCAGATGGCGCAGACCAACCGGGTCATCGCGCCGGATATCGATACCGTGTTTTTGACGACCAACTTAAAGTATTCCTATTTAAGTTCCAGTATCGTAAAGGAGATCGCCGGATATAACGGGGATATCAGTGAGTTTTTGCACCCGGAGATAGCAGAAAAGATAAGACAGAAACTGAACATGAACTGA
- the rsmD gene encoding 16S rRNA (guanine(966)-N(2))-methyltransferase RsmD: MRVIAGSARRVPLKTPEGMDTRPTQDRIKETLFNMLQYELADCIFLDLFAGSGAIGIEALSRGAKQAVFVEQDEKAVAIIRENLKATRLEDRAVIMHCDALSALRRLEGKYRFDLIFMDPPYNHELEKQMLSSLKDSSLIDKESTIIVEASLETSFDYLESIGFIMEKNKKYKTNRHVFVYRGE; the protein is encoded by the coding sequence ATGCGTGTAATAGCCGGAAGCGCCAGACGGGTGCCTTTAAAGACGCCCGAGGGCATGGATACCCGCCCAACCCAGGACAGGATCAAGGAAACCCTGTTCAATATGCTTCAGTATGAGCTTGCGGACTGTATATTCCTGGATCTTTTTGCAGGCAGCGGAGCCATTGGCATCGAAGCGCTTAGCCGCGGGGCGAAGCAGGCCGTATTTGTGGAGCAGGATGAGAAGGCCGTAGCCATCATCCGGGAGAACTTAAAAGCAACCCGGCTGGAAGACCGGGCGGTCATCATGCACTGTGATGCGCTTTCCGCCCTGCGCAGGCTGGAGGGAAAGTACCGGTTTGATCTTATTTTTATGGACCCGCCATATAACCATGAGCTGGAAAAGCAGATGCTTTCTTCTCTTAAGGATTCTTCTCTGATCGATAAGGAGAGCACCATCATTGTGGAGGCTTCTTTAGAGACATCCTTTGACTATTTGGAATCCATCGGATTTATCATGGAAAAGAATAAAAAATACAAGACGAACAGACATGTATTTGTCTACCGAGGAGAATAA
- a CDS encoding nucleoside recognition protein: MSVLRRVFPILLLLLLLKFPVWSVQGAANGLLLWFNVVLPTLSPFIICTQTIVALDGVKLMMIPVYPVLHRLFGLSVQGSYVMFCGMLCGYPLGARLCADFKERGAITSREADYLLAVCNHPSPMFLLGYVAGQLPFAVSPVLLFTCLYLPVLPLSMIARRIYHLEDPEKAGILSCAQIPGAELQPPNLEDIIHSTCETMVLIGGYIMLFSILAAWVQHINFLPPMLRLLLIGAAEITTGVNQICAGLPAAWILPAVIAAVAFGGLSGIFQTKSVTKNAGLSIRHYVLWKLLHACLSCMILTVLQCILLPLR, translated from the coding sequence ATGTCTGTGCTCCGACGTGTCTTCCCTATCCTGCTTCTGCTGCTTCTGCTGAAATTCCCTGTATGGTCGGTCCAGGGCGCCGCTAATGGGCTGCTTTTATGGTTCAATGTGGTTCTCCCAACCCTGTCTCCTTTTATCATCTGCACCCAGACCATTGTCGCCCTGGATGGGGTAAAGCTGATGATGATCCCGGTATATCCTGTCCTGCACCGGTTATTTGGACTTTCCGTACAGGGTTCTTATGTGATGTTCTGCGGGATGCTGTGCGGCTATCCTTTGGGCGCCCGGCTGTGCGCCGACTTTAAAGAGCGGGGGGCCATAACCAGCAGGGAAGCGGATTATCTGCTTGCTGTCTGCAATCATCCAAGTCCCATGTTCCTGCTGGGATATGTTGCCGGGCAGCTTCCATTCGCAGTCTCTCCGGTGCTTTTATTTACCTGCCTCTATCTGCCGGTCCTGCCGCTTTCCATGATAGCAAGACGGATCTACCACCTGGAAGATCCCGAAAAAGCCGGTATTCTTTCTTGTGCGCAGATACCCGGTGCAGAACTCCAGCCGCCCAATTTGGAGGATATTATTCATTCCACCTGTGAGACCATGGTCCTGATCGGAGGTTATATCATGCTGTTTTCCATTTTGGCGGCATGGGTCCAACATATAAATTTCCTTCCGCCCATGTTACGGCTCCTGCTTATCGGCGCGGCAGAGATCACTACCGGCGTCAACCAGATCTGCGCCGGACTGCCCGCAGCATGGATTCTGCCTGCGGTGATTGCAGCTGTTGCTTTTGGCGGGCTTTCCGGTATCTTTCAGACAAAAAGTGTAACAAAAAATGCCGGACTGTCCATCCGGCATTATGTACTGTGGAAACTGCTGCATGCATGTCTCTCCTGCATGATCCTTACTGTTCTTCAGTGTATTCTTCTTCCCCTGAGGTGA
- a CDS encoding helix-turn-helix domain-containing protein translates to MKNMDFHRRFQPLTARPFSQDSTYREAPPSPALAPFVRCFWGSSEEFSLSAAGLYTDRLIIPDTCVDMIIQTEDHAVRCRFCGLDQEAYRSDMTAGTCAVFAVRLYFWAVPFLIREEARCMAIPVSSCEAYFPGIETYLEEHDFASCSFQEKTALLERYLLCRLDTEQVPAPLLNSVDFLLKHHGSLSIKELAEHSVVSSRTLERMFKRHMGMQPKKLADLVRYQVLWRHALTRHDFQIQDEVFELGFYDQAHLLNTFRRYHGMGLGEALEYSFPSLPDSGR, encoded by the coding sequence ATGAAGAATATGGATTTTCACCGCCGGTTTCAGCCGCTCACCGCAAGACCATTTTCCCAGGACAGCACATACAGAGAGGCGCCTCCGTCTCCGGCGCTGGCGCCGTTTGTCCGCTGCTTCTGGGGAAGCTCTGAAGAATTTTCTCTTTCGGCAGCGGGATTATATACCGACCGCCTGATCATTCCGGATACCTGCGTGGATATGATCATCCAGACGGAGGATCATGCAGTCAGATGCCGGTTCTGCGGCCTGGACCAGGAGGCATACCGATCAGATATGACTGCAGGGACCTGCGCGGTTTTTGCGGTGCGTCTGTATTTCTGGGCAGTGCCATTTTTGATCCGGGAGGAGGCGCGGTGCATGGCGATTCCGGTAAGCTCCTGTGAGGCGTATTTCCCCGGGATAGAAACATACCTGGAGGAGCACGATTTTGCCTCCTGCTCTTTCCAGGAAAAAACAGCGCTGTTAGAACGATATCTCCTGTGCCGTCTGGATACGGAACAGGTCCCGGCGCCGCTTTTGAATTCGGTGGATTTTCTTTTAAAGCATCACGGCAGCCTGTCTATAAAAGAACTGGCTGAACATAGTGTGGTAAGTTCCCGCACCTTAGAGCGGATGTTCAAACGCCACATGGGGATGCAGCCCAAGAAGCTGGCCGACTTAGTCCGCTATCAGGTCCTGTGGCGTCATGCTCTGACCAGACATGACTTTCAGATTCAGGATGAAGTGTTTGAGCTGGGCTTCTATGACCAGGCCCATCTGCTGAATACTTTTCGCCGGTATCACGGCATGGGGCTTGGCGAAGCATTGGAATACAGTTTTCCCAGTCTTCCCGATTCCGGACGCTGA
- a CDS encoding spore coat protein, with product MDDRCIMENLLLTTKGVCDLYLHGTIESSTANVRQAFDQALDNSLCMQDDIYKKMSAKGWYSTQNADQSQIQKVHNQYAGMA from the coding sequence ATGGATGACCGTTGTATAATGGAAAACCTGCTGCTGACAACCAAAGGCGTATGCGACCTGTACCTTCACGGTACTATAGAGTCCTCAACCGCCAATGTCCGCCAGGCATTCGACCAGGCGCTTGACAACAGCTTGTGTATGCAGGATGACATTTACAAAAAAATGTCTGCCAAAGGCTGGTACAGCACTCAGAACGCTGACCAGTCCCAGATTCAGAAGGTGCACAACCAGTACGCAGGTATGGCGTAA
- a CDS encoding GNAT family N-acetyltransferase — translation MEFTQASLDDIELLTATRVQVLRAANRLPEDVDMSVVRQQSRMYYQRSLADGSHAAYLVFDGEKVVGAGGVSFFKVMPTYHNPSGEKAYIMNMYTHPDYRRRGIAYQVLDLLVGEARKRGIDAVSLEATDMGRPLYEKYGFVPMEHEMELPGETYR, via the coding sequence ATGGAATTCACACAGGCATCACTGGACGATATAGAACTGCTCACAGCCACCAGAGTCCAGGTACTGCGGGCGGCGAACCGGCTGCCGGAGGATGTGGATATGAGTGTTGTCAGGCAGCAGTCCAGAATGTACTACCAACGCTCCCTGGCTGACGGAAGCCATGCAGCGTATCTTGTGTTTGACGGGGAAAAAGTGGTCGGAGCCGGAGGTGTCAGCTTTTTTAAGGTAATGCCTACTTATCACAATCCATCAGGTGAGAAGGCTTATATCATGAACATGTATACCCACCCGGATTACAGGCGGAGAGGAATCGCATACCAGGTGCTGGACCTGCTTGTGGGGGAAGCCAGGAAACGTGGGATCGACGCCGTCTCCTTAGAGGCCACGGATATGGGCAGGCCGCTCTATGAAAAGTATGGTTTTGTGCCGATGGAGCATGAGATGGAGCTGCCCGGAGAGACTTACCGATGA
- a CDS encoding alpha/beta-type small acid-soluble spore protein: MASRSSNRAEVPEAKEALDRFKMEVANEIGVPLSNGYNGNLTSAQNGSVGGYMVKKMIEAQERQMAGK; encoded by the coding sequence ATGGCAAGCAGATCTTCTAACAGAGCAGAGGTTCCTGAAGCAAAAGAGGCACTGGATCGTTTCAAAATGGAAGTAGCAAACGAAATCGGAGTACCGTTATCTAACGGTTACAACGGAAACCTGACTTCCGCACAGAATGGTTCTGTCGGCGGTTATATGGTTAAGAAAATGATTGAGGCTCAGGAAAGACAGATGGCCGGCAAATAA
- a CDS encoding vacuolar family H+-ATPase subunit H produces the protein MSRIEQLIGEIEEYIDSCKFQPLSTTKILVNKEELEELLVELRLRIPDEIKKYQKIISNQDAILNEARIQADAILADATAQTNELVNEHEIMQKAYASANEIVEEAQQQAQAIIDSAVADADSIRQGSINYTDDMLRSLQTIINHSMEGAQGRFDAFISSMQSSYDIVTSNRNELAASVTSGEEEYTEEQ, from the coding sequence ATGAGTAGAATCGAACAGTTAATCGGCGAAATTGAGGAGTACATTGACAGCTGCAAGTTCCAGCCCCTGTCCACCACCAAGATCCTGGTGAACAAAGAAGAGCTGGAAGAGCTTTTAGTAGAGCTTCGTCTGCGCATTCCGGACGAGATCAAAAAATATCAGAAGATCATCAGCAATCAGGACGCTATTTTAAATGAGGCGCGTATCCAGGCGGACGCAATCCTTGCCGATGCCACTGCTCAGACCAATGAGCTGGTAAACGAGCACGAGATCATGCAGAAGGCTTATGCCAGCGCCAATGAGATCGTGGAGGAAGCACAGCAACAGGCACAGGCAATCATTGACAGCGCAGTCGCTGATGCGGACAGCATCCGTCAGGGTTCCATCAATTATACCGACGATATGCTGAGAAGCCTTCAGACGATCATCAACCACTCCATGGAGGGTGCGCAGGGACGTTTTGATGCATTTATCTCCTCCATGCAGTCCAGCTACGATATCGTGACTTCCAACCGCAATGAACTGGCAGCGAGCGTCACCTCAGGGGAAGAAGAATACACTGAAGAACAGTAA
- a CDS encoding aldose epimerase family protein, with translation MSWKKESFGTLPNGAQADRYILTNENGASASFTNLGGIWLTMVVPDKDGKMDDVLLGYDTVEKCTTLGGHLGEIVGRNANRIGGAAFTLNGVTYALVINSGSKNNLHSGPDYYRDRLWDAEVEETGLGTRITFSLFSPDGDQNYPGNANIAVSYTLTPDNSLRLDYHMVADEDTIANFTNHAYFNLAGHASGSAVDQKVWIDADTFTMADAESIPTGELVSVKGTPMDFTVLKTIGQDINADYEPLVLGNGYDHNWALNHAEGELALSAKAVDEASGRVMEVYTDLPGVQFYTANFLDGVTGKDGAEYHPRYGYCFETQYFPDAVNKPQFKSPVLKAGEEYKTTTIYRFTTV, from the coding sequence ATGTCATGGAAAAAAGAAAGTTTTGGAACATTACCGAATGGAGCGCAGGCAGACCGATACATACTGACCAATGAAAACGGCGCATCCGCGTCATTTACCAATCTGGGCGGCATCTGGCTGACGATGGTGGTTCCGGATAAAGACGGGAAGATGGACGATGTGCTGCTGGGTTACGATACGGTAGAGAAATGCACCACTTTGGGCGGGCATCTGGGCGAGATCGTAGGCCGTAACGCCAACCGGATCGGCGGCGCAGCATTTACTTTAAACGGGGTCACTTATGCCCTGGTCATCAACTCCGGCAGCAAGAACAACCTGCACAGCGGCCCGGACTATTACCGCGACCGTCTGTGGGATGCAGAAGTGGAGGAGACCGGGCTTGGAACCAGGATCACCTTCTCCCTGTTCAGCCCCGACGGCGACCAGAATTATCCGGGCAATGCCAATATCGCGGTCAGCTACACCCTGACGCCGGACAACAGCCTGCGCCTGGATTACCATATGGTGGCGGATGAGGATACCATCGCCAATTTCACCAACCACGCGTATTTTAACCTGGCGGGACATGCTTCCGGCAGCGCCGTGGACCAGAAGGTATGGATCGATGCGGACACCTTTACCATGGCCGATGCAGAATCCATCCCAACCGGGGAACTGGTGAGCGTGAAAGGCACTCCGATGGATTTTACAGTTTTAAAAACGATCGGACAGGATATAAACGCAGACTATGAGCCTCTCGTCCTGGGGAACGGTTATGACCATAACTGGGCGCTGAACCATGCAGAGGGAGAGCTGGCTCTGTCGGCCAAAGCCGTGGACGAGGCCAGCGGCCGCGTGATGGAAGTGTATACAGATCTTCCGGGTGTTCAGTTCTATACTGCCAACTTCTTAGACGGAGTGACGGGAAAGGACGGGGCCGAATACCATCCGCGCTATGGTTACTGTTTCGAGACCCAGTATTTCCCGGATGCCGTCAATAAGCCGCAGTTTAAATCCCCGGTGCTGAAAGCGGGAGAGGAATATAAAACTACGACCATATACCGTTTTACGACAGTATAA